A window of Dehalococcoidia bacterium genomic DNA:
GTAGCCGTCGTCGAGCTTCAGCAGTGTCCGCCCGACCGTGGCCTGCACCGCGACCTGTAGCGCGCCGCGGCGGTAGACGACCTGCCGCGAGGCGTGCGTCTTGAGCTGGTCGGCCAGCCAGTCGGAGCCGGTCTGCAAGAGGTCGGGCATGGCGGCCTCACTGGTCCATGCGGACGCGCACGGTCGTGTCGTTGTCGCCGGCGGCTCGCACCGACTTGCCGATCTGCTTGTTGCCGACCGCCGTGGCCGTGGCGACGTTGGCCGCGTCGTCCCAGTAGACCGTCGTGCCAGCGGCCAGCGCCGTGCCCACGCCAGTCGCCTTGGCGAAGTCGAACACGCCCTCGACGGCCAGCGCCCCGAGCTTGTTGGCCTTGATGTCGAGCTTGGCGACGCCCACCAGGTCGCCCTGCACGACCACGTCGCCGGCGGCCACGTCGGCGGCCGGCGTGTAGTCGATGGACGCCCCCTCGTGGACGAAGATTGCCTGAGCCATGAGTCCGTCTCCTCCCTCTGGTGGTTGGTGCGTTACGCCCCGGCGCTCTTGACCGCGGCCCGGAAGTCCTGCATCGCCACGCCAAAGTCGAAGTAGCCGCGCCACTTCATCCCGAGCGTGTCGAAGTCCGTCTCGCCCGACTCGACCGTCGGCGTCCGCATGCCGCGCAGGTACGCGATCTCGATGGCCGCCACGTCGGCCGGGTTGGCGAACAGATACCAGGCGGTCGCGCTGCCGCCGGCGATCCCCTGCGAATTGAGGTACGGCGAGGCCAGCGGCTCCCACTTGCCGGCGTGCGGGTTGTTGGCCGGCTTGGGCTTGTCGGCGGTGGTCGTCTCGTTGACCCGCGTCTCGGTCATCAGCTGCTGGGCGGTGACCTTCAGCGAGGTCGGCACGAGCAGGATGGCCGGCGAGATCAGAATCGGCTTGCCGTCCTTGTCGGTCTGATCCAAGAACAGCTGCTCGGCGGTCGTCAGCGAGCTGATCTGCAGCGCCGAGCTGGCCCCGGAGAAGAAGTTCTTGTTGGCCGCGCTGAAGAAGCCGCCGGGGTTGGACAGCAGCAGCGTGAACACGGCCGACTCGACCGCCAGGGCCGACTGCCGGCCCAGGATGCGCGGGATTTGCAGGAACGCCCCGAGGTCGTCGTTGATGATCATCTGCCGGGTCAGGGCGATGATCTTGCCGTAGGTATCGACCTGGTTCGTGTACGACTCCTCGGTGAGCTGAGCGTGCTTCAGCTCGCCGTCGGGGCCGACCTTCTCGAAGGTGCCCTGCCCGGTCATGCGGTAGCGCGTGACCTGCTTGAAGTCGTT
This region includes:
- a CDS encoding DUF2190 family protein yields the protein MAQAIFVHEGASIDYTPAADVAAGDVVVQGDLVGVAKLDIKANKLGALAVEGVFDFAKATGVGTALAAGTTVYWDDAANVATATAVGNKQIGKSVRAAGDNDTTVRVRMDQ